The Novipirellula galeiformis nucleotide sequence TCCCGTTTCGACAAATCGCATGATCGCTCCGGAGAGCAACAGCACGCCTGAGGTGACTTGGATGATCAGATAACGCATCCCGGCTTTGTAGGCACGTTCATTGTCGCTGGCCCAAACGAGGAACACACTCGCCAGCGCGGTCAGTTCCCAATAGACGAACAACGTCAGCAGATCGCCCGCGCAACAAGCCCCGATCGCGGCACCGGCATAGACAATCCCGGCAACATGTTGACGAGTATCCCGCACGTGCAGCGCATAGATCGCCGACACGATCGCGGCAATATGAAACACGATTCCGAACAATCGACTCAGCCGATCGATACGAATCGCTTCGAGCGTCATGCCCAACAGCTCAAATTGACCCAACGTCGTTTCAGGCGTGAACCAAAACACGACCATGCTAATCAGCGATAGCACCAACACACCGATGGCCTGTGCTCGATGTGCCAGAAATGGCAACACCAAGGCGCCGAGGATCATGATCAAGCCGGGCGGAATGTTATCGATCATAATAATCCTCCGGCCGACGAACGATCACTCGCAACAAACGTCCCAAAAACACAATCACGACAAAAGCAATGAATCCAAACCAGGCTTGAAACCCAATCACATTTTCCCACTTGGGAAAGTGCGGGTGGGGGTTCTCGTAAAACAAGTCGGCCAGGACGAGCGCCAAGCAAGCGACGACCAGTCCACCAATCATCCAATGGATGTTACGTGGTTTCTCAAACCAGCTCGGCTCGGTTGTGGGTTTAGGTTCGGTCATCCGCTTAACTCGCCACCGTGATCGGCAAAAGCACTTGGTAAATCCAATCTGCGAAAAAGAACAACAACACACTCAAGATCGCGGTCACGCACAACGGCACCACACACATCATGGGAGCCTCTTGAATCCCGGCGGCCCCGGCCAGCGAAGGATCGACCGCCGAGGGTTCCCCTTCATGGGATGGATCCGATTTGTTTTCCAAGGGTGCCATGAACGCTTGGATCGGGATCGGAATCAGATAGGCGATGTTCAACAGCGAACTGAGCATCAGCGCCGCCGTTAAGACGTAGAGATGCGTTTCAACGGTGCCCATTGCCAGGAACCATTTACTCCAAGCACCGCCCCCCGGTGGCAAGCCAATGATGCTAACCGCCGCGATCAAAAATGCCGCGAAGGTGAACGGCATTTGCCGCCCCAGACCACGCATGTCGCTGATGTTCTTTTTGTGAGTGGCCACATAGATGGCCCCCGCACAAAAGAACAAGGTGATCTTTCCAACCGCATGCATGACGATGTGCATCCCGCCACCGATCACGCTACTTTGCGTTGCCAATCCCGCCCCGAGGGTGATGTAAGCAAGTTGACTAATCGTCGAATAGGCCAATCGCGCCTTCAAATTATCTTTGCTCATCGCGACGAGCGACGCAATCACCAGCGTCGCACCGGCGGCGTACGCCAACCAAATGCTGACTCCTGTGCTACTGAGCAAATCGATGCCAAAAATGTAGACGGTCACCTTGAGGATCGAAAACACTCCCACCTTCACGACGGCGACGGCGTGCAACAACGCGCTGACGGGAGTCGGAGCAACCATCGCGGCGGGCAGCCAGCGATGAAACGGCATCAGCGCCGCCTTGCCAATCCCAAAGGCGAACAGCCCCAACAACACACCCAGTCCTAGCGTCGAAATTTTTCCAGCAGCGTGGGGAGACGTCAAAACCCCTCCTGCAGTAAAGTCGAGCGTCCCGGCCACGTACCATGTCCAGGCGACCGCCAGCATGAAGAAGGCGACCGAGGTGGAAAGCAAAATACCGAGGTAAACGCGTCCGCCATCCCGTGCTTCCCGCGTACCGTGATGGGTGACCAACGGATACGTCGACACCGTCATCAACTCGTAAGCGACAAACAAGGTAAACAAGTTCGCGGAGAACGCCGCTGCGATGGCCGCGAAAATGGCGATGGCAAAACAAGCGTAAAACCGCGTTTGATTCTTTTCGTGGTGCCCGCGCATGTAGCCAATCGCGTACACCGTGGTCAGGATCCACAACCCCGATGCGACGAGAGCGAACAACATCCCCAGCGGTTCCACTTCGAAGGCAATTCGAAAACCGGGCAACATTTCACCCAAGTCGACCGCGGGTCGTTCGCCCGAGAATACATGACTCGAAAGGCGACACGTAACCGCAAACAGAATCGTTGAGACCAGCAACGTGCAAGCTTCTCGCACGTTAGCCCACCGGCCCACGGCGTAGATCAAGAACAGAGCCAACAACGGCAAGCCGGCCGCGATCCCGATTAGCGTTTCGGCAGTCATCATGGAGTGCCCCCCAACAACGTTGCAGCCGCTCCCGCGGCGAGGTCAGCCGAATAGGCCGTCCAAATTCCAAAGACGACCGTCGCTACAATCACCGCATACATCGGGATCAACATTCCAAGCGGTGCCTCGCGGGCGTTTTTGGCCTTTTTCGATGGTTCGGCAAAGTACAACGTCTCGACCACACGCCAAACATAAACCACCGCCAACAGCGAACTGAGCAACATCAACACGGCGACCGACCAGTGATGGGAATCGAAGGCCGCCGTCAACAACAACCACTTACTGATAAACCCTGCGGTCAACGGGACGCCGATCAAGCCGAGTCCTCCGATCGCCCAGGCGAAGGAGGTCCACGGCATCGTCCGCCCCGCACCTCGCCAATCCGCAATTTGGACCGAACCGATGCGTAAGGCAAAGCATCCCACCACCATGAACAATCCCCCTTTGATCAAGGCGTGATTGAACATGTGAACGATTCCCGCAGTCAGCCCCACATGGTTTGCCATACTAATTCCAAGCAGCATGTAACCAATTTGTGCAATGCTCGAATACGCCAATAAACGCTTTACGTTGTCTTGAAAGATGGCTGCGATGGAAGCCGCGAAGATGCCGACGAGCGCCATCACCATCAACGCCGTATCCAACGGCAAGACTTCAAACGCAAATTCGCGAGTGAAGATACTGAATACGATTCGGATCAAAGCATAGACCGAAACCTTGGTTGCGGTCGCAGCGATAAAGCAGGTGACCGCCGAAGGGGCGTAGGTGTACGCATTGGGCAACCAGGTATGAACGGGAAAGACCGCCATTTTGATGAACAATCCACTCGTCAAAAACGCGAATGCCACCAAAACGGTTCGCGGCCCATGATCGACGGGCAATCGCGCTGCGATATCAGCCATATTGAGCGTCCCGGTCATCTGATAGACCAAGCCGATACCGATCAAGATGAACGTGGCTCCAACGCTGCCCAAGATTAAGTACTGAAACGCCGCCAGCGGTGCACGCCGAGAGCGCCCCAGACTGACTAACGCGTACGTCGACAAGGACGAAATTTCCAAGAACACAAACACGTTGAACAAGTCGCCCGTGACGCACATGCCCAACATTCCGGTCAAGCAAAGCAAGTAGGTCGCGTAGAACAAATAGTGCTTGGAGTGCGGAATTTCTTCATCGATGCTGCGCGGAGCATACGTCAATACGATCGCACCGAGTGCGGAAACGAACAGCATCACAAATCCGCTGAGCCCGTCGACGACGTACTCGATCCCGTACGGCGGAGCCCAATTGCCAATGTTGTAACGAACCGGACCGTGCGCACTGACCTCGCTCATCAGCGCGACCGAGATCGCGAACACGCACCATGTGACCCCCAACGAGATCGCGTAGGCGATTCTGCGATTGCCAATCAACACGCACAAGGGAGCCGCCAATAACGGCAGCACGATCAATAAGATGGGGAGATGAATGTCCATCAAGAATCTCGATCCAATTCCAAAATTTTGTCTTCTTCAATCGTGCCATACTCCTCGCGGATACGAACAATCAAAGCCAGCGCCAAGGAGGTCGTCGCGATGCCCACCACGATTGCAGTCAGCATCAGCACGCTTGGCATGGGATTGGAATAAACGATCGGCTCGACGTGTGACGAGAGATCGACTTGTTGAGCGATTTCGCCGAGCGGGGAAAGGACTTGCTCCGCAACCGAATTCGCCGGCTCGGACACCGCGTGCCCTGCACCCGTCGCGTCAGCTGCGTGCTCAGCTATGTGGTCAACTGCGTGCTCCGATGTATCGGCATGCCCATTAACCAAGCGTGGCGGAATGATCGGCGCGGTCCCGCCATTGACCTTGCCCATCGTGATATAGAGCAAGAACACCGAGGTTTGGAAGATGTTCAATCCGATCACGGATTTAATCATGTTCTGGCGTGCGATGACGATATAGAAGCCGGTCATCATCAAAAAGATCACGATCCAGTAGTTGTACAGACCGAGGACTTGTTCCACGTTCATGCGATTCGTTTCCTGCCCGCAAAGGTGTAAAAAATCATCGTCATCACCGAGGTCACGGTCAGCCCGACG carries:
- a CDS encoding proton-conducting transporter transmembrane domain-containing protein — translated: MMTAETLIGIAAGLPLLALFLIYAVGRWANVREACTLLVSTILFAVTCRLSSHVFSGERPAVDLGEMLPGFRIAFEVEPLGMLFALVASGLWILTTVYAIGYMRGHHEKNQTRFYACFAIAIFAAIAAAFSANLFTLFVAYELMTVSTYPLVTHHGTREARDGGRVYLGILLSTSVAFFMLAVAWTWYVAGTLDFTAGGVLTSPHAAGKISTLGLGVLLGLFAFGIGKAALMPFHRWLPAAMVAPTPVSALLHAVAVVKVGVFSILKVTVYIFGIDLLSSTGVSIWLAYAAGATLVIASLVAMSKDNLKARLAYSTISQLAYITLGAGLATQSSVIGGGMHIVMHAVGKITLFFCAGAIYVATHKKNISDMRGLGRQMPFTFAAFLIAAVSIIGLPPGGGAWSKWFLAMGTVETHLYVLTAALMLSSLLNIAYLIPIPIQAFMAPLENKSDPSHEGEPSAVDPSLAGAAGIQEAPMMCVVPLCVTAILSVLLFFFADWIYQVLLPITVAS
- a CDS encoding monovalent cation/H+ antiporter subunit D family protein, translated to MDIHLPILLIVLPLLAAPLCVLIGNRRIAYAISLGVTWCVFAISVALMSEVSAHGPVRYNIGNWAPPYGIEYVVDGLSGFVMLFVSALGAIVLTYAPRSIDEEIPHSKHYLFYATYLLCLTGMLGMCVTGDLFNVFVFLEISSLSTYALVSLGRSRRAPLAAFQYLILGSVGATFILIGIGLVYQMTGTLNMADIAARLPVDHGPRTVLVAFAFLTSGLFIKMAVFPVHTWLPNAYTYAPSAVTCFIAATATKVSVYALIRIVFSIFTREFAFEVLPLDTALMVMALVGIFAASIAAIFQDNVKRLLAYSSIAQIGYMLLGISMANHVGLTAGIVHMFNHALIKGGLFMVVGCFALRIGSVQIADWRGAGRTMPWTSFAWAIGGLGLIGVPLTAGFISKWLLLTAAFDSHHWSVAVLMLLSSLLAVVYVWRVVETLYFAEPSKKAKNAREAPLGMLIPMYAVIVATVVFGIWTAYSADLAAGAAATLLGGTP
- a CDS encoding sodium:proton antiporter — its product is MNVEQVLGLYNYWIVIFLMMTGFYIVIARQNMIKSVIGLNIFQTSVFLLYITMGKVNGGTAPIIPPRLVNGHADTSEHAVDHIAEHAADATGAGHAVSEPANSVAEQVLSPLGEIAQQVDLSSHVEPIVYSNPMPSVLMLTAIVVGIATTSLALALIVRIREEYGTIEEDKILELDRDS